From the Pseudomonas putida genome, one window contains:
- a CDS encoding cysteine desulfurase family protein — protein MPSAPLYFDYAATTPVDDRVIETMLTCLGRQVNFGNPASSGHAYGQAAREVVEQARRQVAERVGARADDIVWTSGATESNNLALKGITQGMAQPGHLITSQLEHKAVLDTVKELERQGWAITRLAPDASGLIQPYAVQAALRADTRLVSLMAVNNELGTVTDFAAIGERVRAHGALLHVDAAQAVGKLAIDLQAMAVDLMSFSAHKVYGPKGIGALYVGPRARELMCAQIHGGGHEQGLRSGTLPTHQIVGMGSAFALAGEPGDSEHQRIEHLAKRLREGLLALPGVSLNGCALQRIPHTLNLCIEANGFNSMALASELALSTTSACNSASNAASHVLLALGLDEARARKSVRVSIGRFTSEADVDTAIAVFGRVLTAAAGALW, from the coding sequence ATGCCTAGCGCCCCGCTCTATTTCGACTACGCCGCCACCACTCCGGTCGACGACCGAGTCATCGAAACCATGCTCACCTGCCTCGGTCGCCAGGTTAACTTCGGCAACCCCGCGTCCAGTGGCCATGCCTATGGCCAGGCCGCACGCGAAGTGGTCGAGCAGGCCCGCCGGCAAGTGGCAGAGCGGGTCGGTGCCCGCGCCGACGACATCGTCTGGACATCGGGCGCCACCGAGTCCAACAACCTGGCACTCAAAGGCATCACCCAGGGCATGGCCCAGCCGGGCCACCTGATCACCAGCCAGCTGGAGCACAAGGCCGTGCTCGACACGGTCAAGGAACTGGAGCGCCAGGGCTGGGCCATCACCCGCCTGGCGCCGGACGCCAGCGGCCTGATCCAGCCCTACGCTGTGCAGGCAGCGCTGCGCGCGGACACCCGCCTGGTATCGCTGATGGCCGTCAACAATGAACTGGGTACCGTCACTGATTTCGCTGCCATTGGCGAACGGGTTCGCGCCCATGGCGCCCTGCTGCATGTGGATGCGGCCCAGGCGGTCGGCAAGCTGGCCATTGACCTGCAGGCTATGGCGGTGGACCTGATGTCGTTCTCGGCGCACAAGGTGTATGGGCCCAAAGGTATCGGCGCATTGTATGTCGGGCCTCGCGCCCGTGAGCTGATGTGCGCGCAGATCCACGGCGGCGGGCATGAACAAGGGCTGCGCTCGGGGACCTTGCCGACGCACCAGATCGTCGGCATGGGCAGTGCCTTCGCCCTGGCCGGTGAGCCGGGGGACAGCGAGCACCAGCGTATCGAGCACCTGGCCAAGCGCCTGCGTGAAGGGTTGCTGGCATTGCCGGGGGTCAGCCTCAATGGCTGTGCCCTGCAGCGGATACCTCATACCCTGAACCTGTGCATCGAAGCGAACGGCTTCAACAGCATGGCCTTGGCCAGTGAACTGGCGCTCTCGACCACCTCGGCCTGCAACTCGGCGAGCAACGCCGCTTCACATGTGCTGTTGGCGCTGGGGCTGGATGAAGCGCGGGCACGCAAAAGCGTGCGCGTGAGCATCGGGCGGTTTACCAGCGAGGCCGATGTGGACACGGCGATCGCGGTGTTTGGGCGGGTTTTGACGGCGGCTGCGGGGGCATTGTGGTAG
- a CDS encoding LysR family transcriptional regulator, with product MLRFTDLELFVRSSALGSFTAAAHEADLLPGQVAAAIKRLERDLDVRLFARTTRSLRLTAEGELYLPTAQRVLDTLRQGHEQLHASHSTLRGVLQVSAPSDIGRNLLLPWLSAFRREHPALSLRFFLSDQMADFSRDPVDIAIRYGLNQDANYIALPLAPWNRRVVVAAPGYLARHGRPRTPDDLQQHDCLLYLQHNRVYDKWQLGNRTVQVRGPLVSDDADVVRRWALEGEGIVYKSWLDVSANIAAGELEILLPEHQGEATPVTLVCPHRKQLSPAVTQLHLWLRERFATLQPAQLF from the coding sequence ATGCTCCGTTTCACCGACCTCGAACTGTTCGTGCGCAGCAGCGCCCTGGGCAGCTTCACCGCTGCCGCCCATGAAGCCGACCTGCTGCCCGGGCAAGTGGCCGCCGCGATCAAGCGCCTTGAGCGCGACCTCGACGTGCGCCTGTTCGCCCGCACCACCCGCAGCCTGCGCCTGACCGCCGAGGGCGAGCTGTACCTGCCCACCGCCCAGCGTGTACTGGACACCCTGCGCCAGGGCCACGAGCAGCTTCATGCCAGCCACAGCACCTTGCGTGGGGTGTTGCAGGTGTCCGCACCTTCCGACATCGGCCGAAACCTGTTGCTGCCCTGGCTCAGCGCCTTTCGCCGCGAGCACCCGGCATTGAGCCTGCGCTTCTTCCTCTCCGACCAGATGGCCGATTTCAGCCGTGACCCGGTGGACATCGCCATCCGCTATGGCCTCAACCAGGACGCCAACTACATCGCCCTGCCGCTGGCCCCCTGGAACCGCCGCGTGGTGGTGGCCGCGCCCGGCTACCTGGCCCGCCACGGCCGCCCCCGCACACCTGATGACCTGCAACAACATGACTGCCTGCTGTACCTGCAGCACAACCGCGTCTACGACAAGTGGCAGCTTGGCAACCGCACCGTGCAGGTACGCGGGCCGCTGGTCAGCGACGATGCCGACGTGGTGCGGCGCTGGGCGCTGGAGGGCGAAGGCATCGTCTACAAGTCGTGGCTGGACGTCAGCGCCAACATCGCCGCCGGCGAGCTGGAAATCCTGCTGCCGGAGCATCAGGGCGAAGCCACGCCGGTGACGCTGGTGTGTCCGCACCGCAAGCAGCTGTCGCCCGCAGTGACGCAACTGCACCTGTGGCTGCGCGAGCGTTTTGCCACGCTGCAGCCTGCACAATTGTTCTAA
- the nfsB gene encoding oxygen-insensitive NAD(P)H nitroreductase produces the protein MDTVSLAKRRYTTKAYDATRRIPQATVDALLEQLRHSPSSVNSQPWHFVVADSAEGKARLAKATDGRFAYNSPKILDASHVIVFCTRTEMTEAHLNAVLDQEQADGRFRDEQARAGQNQSRRGYVDLHRFDQKDLQHWMEKQTYLALGTALLGAAAHGLDATPIEGFDSKVLDAELGLREQGYTSVVVLSLGYRSEADFNAGLSKSRLPGSTVFTFL, from the coding sequence ATGGATACCGTCTCCCTGGCCAAGCGCCGTTACACCACCAAGGCCTACGATGCCACCCGCAGGATTCCCCAGGCCACGGTCGATGCGCTGCTCGAACAGCTGCGCCACAGCCCGTCCTCGGTCAACTCGCAGCCTTGGCATTTCGTTGTCGCCGACAGCGCCGAAGGCAAGGCCCGCCTGGCCAAGGCCACCGACGGCCGTTTTGCCTATAACTCGCCGAAGATTCTCGACGCATCGCACGTGATCGTATTCTGCACCCGCACCGAGATGACCGAGGCGCACCTGAATGCGGTGCTTGACCAGGAACAGGCCGATGGCCGCTTCCGCGACGAGCAGGCACGGGCAGGGCAGAACCAGAGCCGTCGCGGCTATGTGGACTTGCACCGTTTTGATCAGAAAGACCTGCAGCACTGGATGGAGAAGCAGACCTACCTGGCCTTGGGTACTGCGTTGCTCGGTGCAGCGGCCCATGGGCTGGATGCCACGCCAATCGAAGGCTTCGACAGCAAGGTGCTGGATGCTGAGCTGGGGCTGCGTGAGCAGGGCTATACCAGTGTGGTGGTGTTGAGCCTGGGGTACCGTAGCGAGGCGGATTTCAATGCTGGGCTGAGCAAGTCGCGGTTGCCGGGTTCGACGGTGTTTACCTTTCTTTGA